From the genome of Eucalyptus grandis isolate ANBG69807.140 chromosome 2, ASM1654582v1, whole genome shotgun sequence, one region includes:
- the LOC104431421 gene encoding nuclear envelope-associated protein 2, whose translation MSMSEESQVSSVGFDPLLSGLNEKKQSFRRNVLCLASELRDVRSRLAFQEQSFAREALSRQEAESRVREMEEEVIGLQRTLEEKDGELQASTSASEKCLQEMDALKSQIVITQATADASAASAQSAQLQCLALLKELDEKNCSLKENEDRVNRLGELLNNLQKDLQAREYSQKQLREEVTKTERDIMEALAKSDLSKDSELRKLLDVVSPKNIENINKLLVVKDEEIGKLRDEIRIMSTHWKLKAKDLESQLEKQRRVDQELKKRVLKLEFCLQESRSQTRKLQRMGDRRDKALKDLKEQLMTELHQKSGPSGDSKRNFWESPGFKIVVSMSMVILVVFSKR comes from the exons ATGTCAATGTCCGAGGAATCCCAAGTTTCGAGTGTCGGATTTGACCCGCTTTTGAGCGGCTTGAATGAGAAGAAGCAGAGTTTTAGGCGCAACGTGCTCTGTTTAGCATCGGAGCTGAGGGACGTCCGAAGCCGTCTCGCGTTTCAAGAGCAATCATTTGCGAGAGAAGCCCTTTCGAGACAG GAAGCAGAGAGCAGGGTGAgggagatggaggaggaagtGATTGGATTACAAAGGACATTGGAGGAGAAGGATGGGGAGCTTCAGGCTTCAACTTCTGCTTCTGAGAAG TGTCTCCAGGAAATGGATGCTCTTAAATCACAGATTGTGATCACTCAAGCCACCGCAGATGCTAGTGCTGCATCAGCACAATCAGCACAGCTTCAGTGCCTTGCCCTCTTAAAAGAATTAGACGAGAAGAACTGTTCTTTAAAGGAGAATGAGGACCGTGTTAATAGGTTAGGTGAGCTATTAAATAACCTGCAGAAGGATCTTCAAGCGAGGGAGTACTCACAAAAGCAGCTGAGGGAGGAAGTTACGAAGACCGAGCGTGATATTATGGAAGCTCTTGCTAAATCAGACTTAAGCAAGGACTCTGAACTGAGAAAATTACTAGATGTGGTATCTCCAAAGAACATCGAGAATATTAACAAACTTTTGGTGGTTAAGGATGAAGAAATAGGAAAGCTGAGGGATGAGATCAGGATCATGTCCACTCATTGGAAGCTCAAGGCAAAGGATTTGGAATCACAG CTGGAGAAGCAGCGGAGAGTGGATCAGGAGCTGAAGAAACGGGTGTTGAAGCTGGAATTCTGTCTCCAGGAATCCCGTTCCCAGACGCGGAAACTTCAACGG ATGGGAGATCGGAGAGACAAAGCGCTCAAAGATCTCAAGGAGCAATTAATGACGGAGCTGCACCAAAAGAGCGGTCCAAGCGGCGACAGCAAACGGAACTTCTGGGAGTCCCCCGGCTTCAAGATAGTGGTTTCCATGTCCATGGTGATCCTGGTAGTTTTCTCTAAGCGGTAA
- the LOC104431410 gene encoding serine/threonine-protein kinase haspin homolog yields the protein MNAGAAGRSSADLWSEIVAGDEEQERLPQQPGPGGQAIYRRRKQEKVGKQNAATGKSVVHVARVSLAANGKRVSWNRSLSTRGRTSIAATACVHHRPEQKHARRKAKPPLPKAKVMHSFEKERSYFQEVDAFELLEESPSPKKSGTWVVGNQTDSFVIPHLSSRLEKWLISKKLNHGCGPSSTLSKILETPAMFSGAKLETPSGSLLQNNSSMCPSLICKNDLERHVHSQLIKLELKDEDLEEAVRKLSLASTCDTSDGDNWNPFTALLAVCGQTAPSNFVDVFSKFCAPSDIIKIGEGTFGEAFKAGNYVCKVVPIDGDLRVNGEVQKRSEELLEEAVLSQTLNRLREGKDDACNACTTFIQTIDLKVCQGTYDVELIRAWEDWDEKNGSENDHPKEFPEKQCYVVFVLEHGGKDLESFVLLNFDEARSLLVQVTAALAVAEAAYEFEHRDLHWGNILLSRNDSRMLNFMLEGKHVNVKTFGLCISIIDFTLSRINTGQDILFLDLSSDPYLFKGPKGDKQSETYRKMKEVTEDYWEGSFPKTNVLWLVYLVDILLLKKSFERSSKDERELRSLKKRLDKYGSTKEAIFDPFFADLLVDSAV from the exons ATGAATGCCGGAGCAGCAG GTCGGAGCAGCGCCGATCTCTGGTCGGAGATCGTTGCCGGCGATGAAGAGCAGGAGCGGTTGCCGCAGCAACCGGGGCCCGGGGGACAAGCGATTTACCGGAGGAGGAAGCAGGAGAAGGTCGGCAAGCAGAATGCAGCAACCGG GAAGAGCGTGGTCCATGTGGCCCGGGTGAGTTTGGCGGCTAATGGCAAGCGGGTCAGTTGGAACCGTTCGCTTTCGACCAG AGGGAGAACAAGTATAGCTGCCACAGCTTGTGTACATCATCGTCCTGAACAGAAGCATGCCAGAAGGAAAGCGAAACCTCCTCTTCCAAAA GCAAAGGTTATGCATAGCTTCGAAAAGGAAAGGTCATACTTTCAAGAGGTTGATGCATTCGAGTTGTTAGAGGAAAGCCCCTCGCCCAAGAAGTCTGGTACCTGGGTTGTTGGCAATCAAACTGACAGCTTTGTCATACCTCACTTGTCATCTAGGCTAGAGAAATGGTTGATATCAAAGAAACTAAATCATGGTTGTGGACCTTCAAGCACACTCTCAAAGATATTAGAAACCCCAGCCATGTTCTCAGGGGCAAAGTTGGAGACACCTAGTGGATCTTTATTGCAGAACAATTCAAGTATGTGCCCAAGTTTGATTTGTAAGAATGATCTTGAAAGGCATGTTCATTCTCAGCTTATCAAACTGGAATTGAAGGATGAAGATCTAGAAGAAGCTGTTAGGAAGCTGTCTCTGGCTTCAACTTGTGATACATCCGATGGTGATAACTGGAACCCATTTACTGCACTGCTTGCAGTTTGTGGGCAGACAGCTCCTTCAAATTTTGTGGATGTATTCTCTAAGTTTTG TGCCCCCAGTGATATTATCAAAATTGGTGAAGGTACATTTGGGGAAGCCTTCAAGGCTGGTAATTATGTGTGCAAGGTGGTTCCGATTGATGGTGATTTGCGAGTTAATGGTGAAGTCCAGAAG AGATCGGAAGAATTGCTCGAGGAGGCTGTACTTTCTCAAACTCTCAACAGGTTAAGAGAGGGCAAGGACGATGCTTGTAATGCTTGCACGACTTTCATACAGACAATAGA TCTAAAGGTCTGCCAAGGTACATATGATGTGGAGTTGATCAGAGCATGGGAAGATTGGGATGAAAAAAATGGTTCAGAAAATGATCATCCCAAGGAATTTCCAGAGAAACAG TGCTATGTGGTGTTTGTCCTGGAACATGGGGGCAAGGATCTTGAGAGCTTTGTGCTTTTGAACTTCGATGAAGCACGGAGTCTACTTGTTCAG GTTACTGCTGCCCTGGCCGTGGCTGAAGCGGCTTATGAATTTGAGCACCGCGATTTACACTG GGGCAATATCCTATTAAGCCGGAATGATTCTAGGATGCTGAATTTCATGCTTGAAGGAAAGCATGTCAATGTCAAGACTTTTGGATTGTGCATATCCATAATTGATTTCACACTTTCTAGAATTAATACGG GCCAAGATATACTCTTTCTGGATCTATCCTCAGACCCTTATCTCTTTAAAGGTCCAAAAGGAGATAAACAA TCCGAAACATATCGAAAGATGAAAGAAGTGACAGAAGATTACTGGGAAGGAAG CTTCCCAAAAACAAACGTGCTATGGTTGGTGTACTTGGTCGATATATTACTACTGAAGAAATCATTT GAACGttcttcaaaggatgaaagAGAGCTGCGATCCTTGAAGAAACGTTTAGACAAGTATGGTTCAACCAAAGAAGCAATTTTTGATCCATTCTTTGCTGATCTGCTGGTTGACAGTGCAGTGTGA